A stretch of Carya illinoinensis cultivar Pawnee chromosome 14, C.illinoinensisPawnee_v1, whole genome shotgun sequence DNA encodes these proteins:
- the LOC122293424 gene encoding uncharacterized protein LOC122293424 has product MARTFFRKLLTYVSSEDESDVQNMEADGQSSRRRGNSQRRKFIRRDHVQGHERLFRDYFAENPVYPSNLFRRRFRMSRPLFLRILNEVECNDPYFVQRRDNAGRLGLSCMQKVTAALRMLAYGVTGDFMDEYIRIGESTAMESLKKFSETVVTVFSEEYLRSPTANDIARLLAVGEQRGFPAQGCAPPVNYTINGNDYTMGYYLADGIYPKWRTFVKTIPSPRGNKKKNFVKAQESARKDVERAFGVLQQRFAIIRGPSRMFKVKELTNIMKTCVILHNMIIEDERDDCECLNIEYDQLDDNLPELSRNHTTELTDFIQRHHDIRDTSAHHQLQENLIEHQWLLHSQH; this is encoded by the exons ATGGCTCGTACTTTCTTTCGCAAATTATTGACATACGTATCATCTGAAGATGAGAGCGATGTTCAAAACATGGAGGCGGATGGTCAGTCATCGAGGCGACGTGGCAATAGCCAACGTCGTAAGTTTATTCGACGTGATCATGTTCAGGGACACGAGCGTCTATTTCGTGATTACTTTGCTGAAAATCCAGTGtatccctcgaatctatttcgaagGAGATTTCGGATGAGTCGTCCCCTATTTCTTCGTATTCTAAATGAAGTAGAGTGTAACGACCCGTACTTCgtccagagaagagataatgccggCCGACTCGGTTTATCTTGTATGCAAAAAGTCACCGCAGCACTTAGAATGCTGGCGTATGgggttactggagattttatggatgaatacatacgtattggtgaaagcaccgCAATGGAGAGCCTAAAAAAATTTTCTGAGACAGTAGTAACTGTTTTCTCAGAAGAATATCTAAGGTCTCCAACTGCTAATGATATAGCCCGATTGCTTGCAGTTGGTGAACAACGAGGATTCCC TGCCCAAGGGTGTGCTCCTCCAGTCAATTACACTATCAATGGCAACGACTATACTATGGGCTATTACCTTGCGGacggtatttatcccaagtggcgAACTTTTGTGAAGACCATTCCATCACCACGtggaaataagaagaaaaatttcgtgaaagcacaagaatccgcaaggaaagatgtcgagcgtgcattcggggtacttcaacaacgatttgctatcattcgtGGACCTTCCCGAATGTTTAAAGTGAAGGAACTAACGAATATAATGAAAACatgtgttattctacataatatgatAATTGAAGACGAGCGTGATGATTGTGAGTGTCTGAACATTGaatatgatcaacttgatgataatCTCCCCGAATTGTCGCGCAATCATACAACTGAGCTTACAGACTTCATCCAGCGTCATCATGATATTAGAGACACCTCGGCACATCATCAGCTTCAAGAAAATCTAATCGAACATCAATGGCTTTTACATTCACAACATTAG